The genomic segment CATGCGATCAACTGGGTATGCGCTGTGTCCACTATTATGCACAAAATAGCCATATCCGGATGGAGCATCAGGCAAAAGAAGCGATCGAGAGCGGGTTTGATGCCATTGTCGTCCCCAACTTTAAAAAGCGCCTGCCGGTGATCGTCAAGATGGCTAATGAGGCCAAGGTTCCCATCTTTACCTTTAACTCGGGTTTTCTTCCCGATGACAACATGGGAAGCCCCAGAGAGAAATACAAATATTGGATCGGTGAGATGCTCCCGGACGACTCGGGTGCCGGCTATCAGCTGGCAGAGATCCTGACCAAACAGGCCAAAAAAATTCACTCCGGGGTCAATATGGTTGCTCTGCTTGGCAACATTGCAGATATGGCTTCGATCCAGCGCCAGATCGGTCTGGTACGCTACTTAGAAGATCACCCCGAGGTCGAACTAAAACAGATCGTCTATGCTAACTGGTCTCCCGATATGGCCGCGGCTAAGGCCTCGCGACTGAACTACCGCTATCCGGATATCAATGTATTCTGGTCTGCCAGTGATGGCATGGCGATCGGAGTGCTCCACGCCCTGGGTAAGAAGGAGTTTATAACCGGCGGGGTCGACTGGTCTGTCGAGGGGATCGATATGGTGAAGAGCAACCCCAAGATGATTGCCACCATGGGTGGACACATACTTGAGGGTGCCTGGGTGGCCGTTATCCTTTATGACTACTTTCACGGCAAAGATTTTGCCGATGAAACCCTGCAGTTCCGCTCTCCCATGATGGCGATCACCAAACAGAATGTGGATGAGATGAAGAATAAACTCGCCAGGAGGAACTGGAAGAATATCGACTTTACCAGTTACTCCAAGGTCAAGAACCCTTCGATCAAAAAATATGACTTTACCCTGAAGTGACGTATTGCCGTGCAGGTTCTGCCTGCACGGCAACATAGCTCCCCCTGACCTAAACTACAGATAGAGCTTTGAATCAGGATATTCAGCAACATGTGGTTCAGGACACATCTTATTGGCATTGCGTTACTGCTGATGCCAGCAGCAGCTCACTCCCAACCCATTCGTCTGATCCTTAACGACTGGCCCAGTCAGCTGGTGATCAGCCAGATCACGGCTCAGCTCCTGCAAAAACAGGGCTATCAGACTCGCTTTATCCAGGCGCCCACCCTTAAAAACCGAGCGAATGATCAGCAGTGGGGACTCCTTAAATATGATGGGGCCGATTTGCAGATGGAGCTCTGGGAAAGCTCTATGGGAGATAAGTACAGGAAACTGTTACAAAACGGGATGATTCAGTGCCTGGGAGATTATCAAGCCAGGAGCCGGGAAGACTGGTGGTATCCCATCCATGTCGAGAAGCTCTGCCCGGGCCTGCCGGACTGGCGCGCTCTTCGTGACTGCTGGAAGATATTCGTACAGCCTGATACGGCCCCCCTGGGACGCTATCTCGCTGGCCACTGGGAGCAACAGGACATGGCGCGGATCCGGGCGCTTAAGATGAAGTTCAAAGTGGTCCGAGTTGATGAGGATATTTTATGGCAAACACTGAAACATGCCGTAGCCAAAAAACAGGCGATCGTTCTATATAACTGGACCCCAAATTGGACGAGTGCAGCCTACCCCGGAAAGTTTATTGAGTTTCCTCCCTGGCACCCCGAGTGTAAAACCGATCCGAATAGGGGCATCAACCCTGAGGTCACCCATGATTGTGGAGAGGTTTCTCAGGGCTGGATCAAGAAGGTAGCCAATGCCAGGCTTACCCAGCGAGCGCCCTGTGCCATCGAGCTCTTACAAAAAATCGACTTCACCTCTGAGCAGATCGCTCAGATGTCCCGCCGGGTTGTACTGGACAAACTGGATGTGCAAGAGAGTGCCAATCTATGGCTACGTGAACATGCTGCGCTTTGGAAGCATTGGCTCGCTACGAGCTGTAGCCCTTCCCAGATTAAACGCCAGCCGGAGCCATCTTCCCCAGGAAACGGTTCATCGCTGTCCCCTGGTGACTCAAGGAGAAGCATGTGAAACTCACCCTCTACACCGCCATAGCTCTGCTACTGTTCAGCTCCACAAACCTGCACTCCAAAATAAGAGAGGTCTCGGCTGCGGTGGGAGAGTGGCCTCCCTATATCAGCTGTCAGGACGATCAGCCCAGGGGGACTCTCATCGATACGGTCACGGCAGCCTACCGGGAGGTTGGCGTCACACTGCTTGCAAAATGTTTCCCCTGGGCCAGAGCCTTTAACCTGACCCGGGAGGGGATCTATGATGTTACTTTTCCCTGGTATAAGAATGACGAACGGGAGCAGCACTTCCTCTTTGGCAGCCGGGTCTCGCTCGTCAACGAAACCCTGTTTCACCTTAAGCGACGCAGCTTCCCCGAGCTTGCTGAGACAATCACGGTCGATAAGCTTAAAAACTACAAGATTGCCGGCACCATAGGCTATAGCTATGGACCACTGATGGCGGAATTTGATAAGGCATTTGGTCTGGAGCGCGCCATCTCAGATACAAATAACTTCAAGAAACTGCTGCGCGATCGCATTGATCTGTTCGTGATGGACTTTCAGGTTGGCTACCACCTTTTAGCCAAATTGCCCTATTCCCAGCGGGTGCAGATCACCAATATTCAGCAAACCGTCTACAACAATGAGCAATACCTGCTGGTCGGTAAAAAAAATCCGGAGGCTGCACAGATCATCACCCTATTCAACCGAGGCATGGGGATCATACGCAGCAACGGCACTGAGGAAGAGATCTTCGAACGTTATATGCTTCCGAGTATCCGGGTAATGGAGACGGCCCCATAACAAAAAGCTTCGGAGCTAGAGCAACTCGTGATTCTCAGGTGTAGTATCAAACTCAAAATGTGGTCGGCGTGACTGGAATCGAACCAGCGACCCCTTCGTCCCGAACGAAGTGCGCTACCAGACTGCGCCACACGCCGTGATGAGAGCACCATACTCAAAGGAGCCTTTATCCTCAACCACAGAGCCGGCAGGCTGTGATCTGTCGCACAGGCCCTGGCTCTGTTGATGCCACAGAACCTGAGCTTGTGCCTGGATGCAAGTCACCACCAGAGCGATTGCATTGTGTTAAACAGATTGTTTATATTTTCAGGACTGCCGTTGCTTAAGGCCATGCTAAAATAGCCTATACGCCTATCGATTCCAGCCTGCTCATGAGGCTGATCGTTGCGGCCTTGTGCTTATAAACTCAATAAGGATACCCACTCCATGTCTGTAGAGAATAAAGTTCAGGAAACCTGTGATGCATGTGGCGCCTTCGCTGAAATTGGCACCGTCATCGGAGAGGGAGATGATATTCTCGAGCTCTCGCTCAGTGGAGATAACGAGCAGCAGCTCAAAGAGCAGTTTGCCAAGTGTGTCGCCCTGGCAAAAGAGATCTATGCCGATGCCAAGGTGGAACAATCCATTAGCAGCGAAAATGGCACTGTGACTCTCAAGGGTAAGATCCAGTTCGGATGCACTGCAGAGAAGATGATCTTCGAGATGCGTGCCCGTAGCCTGTAATCACAAGTGACTTACTAAAGCAAAGACCGGCTCAGCCGGTCTTTGATCTTTCTATCCGCCCAGCGGCGGCCACTCCCCTTAGTTAAGCCTTTTTCGCTTTAAGCTTTTTATGGGTGTGGGGTTTATAGGCGCTCTTTTTATACAAGCCCTTTTTATGATGTTTGACCTGATGACTGGCCGCTACATGATGGGTTGTTGAAGGCTGGACGGAACTTGCTTGTGCAAACACCGCATTTGAAACCACTAGAGAAGCACCAATCAGAGATAGCGCAAACCATTTTTTCATATCGTTTCCCTCTTTTCGAAGATAATGACTACTGAGATAAGGATGCTCGGTAAAGATATCTGCTCCCCTGTGCCGTAAAAGGCCGGATGGCAGGCTTCAGATACTAGGGGCAGGGTGAGTCAACTCTCTTCACAGAGATTTGCTGAGTTAGAGTCGCCAATCAGAGACGAGCTATAAGAAAGCGCTCCTGAATATAAAAAACGCAAACCGGAGTGAACCGACAGAGAGTACAATGGGGAGTGGCAGGACAGTTAATCCAGAAAAGAGCGGAGCCGACACTCAGCCAGCCCCGCAGGTATCGCTTTAGAACTTGCTGAAGTAATCCAGGCCCATCGCCTTTTTCACATCCGCCAGTACGTTTCCGGATACTTCACGCGCCTTCTCGGTTCCCTGCTTGAGAATCGCCATCAGATGCGCAGGATCCTGCATCGCCTCTTCCCGACGTGCACGGATCGGCTCCAACATGGTCTGCAGGCAGTCATTGAGGATCCGCTTGCACTTCATATCTCCCAGGCCACCGCGCTGATAGTGCGCCTTAAGCTCTGCGACATAATCCTGATCCGGATGGAAAGCATCCAGATAGGTAAAGACCACATTACCCTCGATCTTACCCGGATCTTCAACCCGCAAGTGCTCAGGATCGGTATACATGCTCATCACCGACTGCTTGATCTCATCGGCTGATGCAGCCAGTTGGATCGCATTGCCCAGCGATTTAGACATCTTGGCCGAGCCATCGGCTCCGGGGAGACGGCTCACCTTGCTCAGCACTGGCTTACACTCGGTCAGCACATCACGCCCGGCCAGGCTGTTGAACTTACGAACGATTTCATTGGTCTGCTCAAGCATCGGCAGCTGATCATCTCCCACAGGAACATACTCAGCACGAAACGCCGTAATATCTGCGGCCTGGCTTACAGGATAGGTCAAAAAGCCCGCTGGCAGGCTACGCTCAAATCCTTTTTGCTTGATCTCTGCCTTCACGGTTGGATTGCGCTCCAGACGAGAGATGGTCACCCAGTTCATGTAATACATGGTCAGCTCAGGCAAAGCTGGTAACTCTGATTGCAGACAGAAGGTGGTTTTCTCTGGATCCAGACCGACCGCCAGGTAGTCAGCCATTACCTCCAGCACGCTCTGAGTAACCTTGTCCGGATTATGTCCGTTGTCGGTCAGAGCCTGGAGATCAGCGATCAGGATATATTGACGATAATCGTCCTGCATCTGAACGCGCTGCATCAGGGAGCCGACATAGTGCCCCAGGTGCAGGCGACCTGTTGGACGATCTCCGGTAAGAATAACGGGTTTAGCTGACATTTTATTCTCCAAAATTTTCTGTGAGCCGAAATTTTGAGGCGGGTAAAAAGAAGCCGCCATAATCCCGGCGGCTACTTTCTATCAGATACGATAAGGCACGCCGCGTTAAGAGCAGCGCCACCAAAACAGGTTAAAAGCGGTATCAAATAGCTTCATGGTCGAAATTCTAACCTGTTTGCCAAGCAAGGTGCAATTTTTCGGGGCCCTTTTCTCTGTCCCGGGTAAATTTAAGCCCCAATCTAACATCTCATTTCGGAGCATTTGACCTGTGTGGCAAGCTCAGCCTAAAAGTTGTCAGAGATATCATCCAAGCCCGTGCCAGCATAAGCGCTGGCATCGGGCATACAGGGAGGTATTCACTGGGCGGCCTTGAATGATATCCAGGCAACCAACAATCGGGTTGAAACAATGTACTAGCCCCGGGCCAAGCCCGGGCTATTTATCCAGAGGAACCACCAGAAGATCGCAGGGAACCGTGTTCATCAACTGGCGAGCCGAAGAGGTTAGCAGGCTCCAGAAGCTCTGGCGGTGGCCACAAACCATCAGATCCACTTCATAGTTCTCCACCGCCTGGCAGATCCGCTCACAGAGATCGCCACACACCACCAGCTTCTTATTGATCGGAAACTCAATCTGCGCAAGAAACTCTTCGAGTTTCCCCATGCTCTCTTCAATCACCTGGTTCTGGACATTATCGATATCAATATCGATCATCTCGGTGTAGAGATCTTTGAGATCTACGTCCACATGGATAATCGACAGCTTGGCCTGATTAGCCTTGGCCCTGTCGATCGCCTTATCGATCACTTTGCGATTATCTTCAGCCAGGTCGATCGCAACCAATATATGCTGATAATGATGCCCTTCCATCACTCTCTCCTCTTGAGATCTTTTGATGATGCTGTCTATAAATGTGCTCCGACAACAGGATAATTACAATTTATTTTGGCTCTGTTGGCTGCTCACTCTTCCCCGGGTAGTTACGCAACCAGGCCTTGAGTTCATGGGAGGGGGTTGATGAGCTCGAAGATACAGCGAATGCAGCCCACTCGGTTGCCATCGCCAGGGATTGCTTCATCTCCAGCTTCTGTGCCAGAGCATGGATCAGGCCACCGGCAAATGCATCTCCCGCCCCCGTGGTATCGACCACAGAAACCGGCCGGGCATCCACCCTGATCTTCTGCTCTGCATTGATCGCCTCGGCTCCCCGCTCCCCATAGGTTATCACCAGCCACTCCAGCTTATCACCACCGATGCTGCGGGCCTGCTGCCAGGGATCATCACTCAGGTCGAGATCGCAGTGCGATGCAATCAGGATGTGGGCCGGCCGCAGCTCAGCTGTCCCTGAGGGATATTGGGCTATCACCCGGCAGCATGATTGCATTTTTTGCATATACTCTTTGAGCTCATTGCCCTGCCAGTTGACGTAGAGATAGTCGACCCCCTGCTCAGGTAACCTATGAGGAAGGTCCGGGCGCCGCTGCTGGCGTAGTATGGTTCGCTCACCACTGACATCCAGCAGGATCAATAGCTCACCGGTCTCACCAGTGAAACACTCGACATACTCGGTATCCAGCCCCACTCCCCGGGTCTGCTCAAGCAGCCACTGACCTGTCTCATCGGAACCGACTCTGGCCGCGACCTGAACCCTGTGTCCCGCCCACAGCAAGCCGGTCCCGGTATTCGCAGCACCTCCCCCCAGGCGGCGCCCCTGATCTCTGTAAGTGATCCGTCCTCCGCTATGCAGTTCATGGTTGAGCGATAGCACATGATCGCAATTGAGATTTGCCAGGAGCAGGATGTTGGCCATAGTTTTCTCCGTCTGCTACAACTTCTGTTTCTGTGAAATTAGGGCTTACACAGCTGGGGATCCATAAATATGAGCCAATCGAAACTAAAAGCAAGATCCAGCTCACAAGGGAGGCCCTTCATCAGAGATGATAGGTTTAGTTCAGATCCGGCCCCGTCCTCAGCGGGCGAGTCACCTCATCCACCAGGTAGACGATCGAAGCATACTCAACACCGCTGTAACGGGAGAGGCCGATCTCACAGCTACGGCTATTGGATACCCCCGACGGCACTGCTGCGGTACCTGCTGCTTAAGGTGGCGCAACGCTGATTCATTGAGCTCAGGCCGATTAAAGCCCTTATCGCCCCCCCAGCCACAGCAATCGATCCCCGAAGGCTCAATCACCTCAGAGGCACACATCCGGGTTAACTCACGCATCAGTTCGGCCAGCCCCTTGCGTCGGCTGGAGCAGGTGACATGTAGCATCACAGGCTCTGGGATCGGCGTGAACTCCAGCCTCGGAACCAGATAATGATAGATAAAGGAGAAGGGCTCATAGATCTTCAATGGGAGCTCCCCGGATTGTGCCAGGGAGCTCTTTAGACTACAGGGGCTGGTGTCCATATAGATAGGATACTCCCCCTGGTTACTCGCTTTGAGCAGCGCCTGTTGCAGCTGGTTCTGTTTGTGTTCCGACTGCTCGGGGAACCCCTTAGACCCATAGGGCATGCCACAGCACAGCTCTTGCACCCCTTCGGGAAAGATCACCTCAAATCCGGCCTTGTTCAGCAGGGCCAGGGTCTTATCAATCAGCGGCTCCAGGGATGAACCCTTGGCTGGCCCCATGGTTCGGGAGACACAGCTTGGCAGATACACAACCTTGTCCTTCCCGCTGTGAGCCTGAGGACCAGGGTCGAAGCGAGCAGCCTTTGGCATCTCGGGCAACCACTGACCAAGGCGATCACCGCTCAGGTAGCGAGCCCCCCGGCTTAACTTTTCCATCCCCCTGTTACCGAGCGCCGACTGAAGCAAAGAGGCTCCACTCAGGGCACCTCTCACCCCTGAGCTCACCGTCGCAAAATGATCCGCCGTCCAGCTGGCGATCTTCAAAGAGACAGATCCATGCTGCCGGGCCTTGAGCTTTTTCATCAGTTCGGCGGTATTGATCCCCATCGGGCAACGGTCGGCACACAAGCCAGGCATGGCACAGGTCTCTATGGCCTGGTACTGATAACTCTTTTCAAGCTCTCGCAGACGTTCAAGATCGCTCTCATCCCGGTGCAACTGCTGAATCTCTCGCCACAGGGTGATGCGTTGGCGCGGCGTCATCGACAGATCCCGGGAGGGGCAGACCGCCTCACAAAAACCACACTCAATGCACTTATCCACCAACTCATCGGCAAGCGGCATCGCCTTGAGCTGTTTAAGATGAACCCCCTGATCACGACTGAGAACCACATCGGGATTCAAAATCCCCCTGGGATCGAGCAACTGCTTGAGCTGCCACATCAGTTGATAGCCGCGCGCCCCCCATTCCAGTTCCACAAATGGAGCCATATTGCGCCCGGTTCCATGCTCAGCCTTAAGGGAGCCCCGATATTTAACCGCCACCAGCTGAGAAACCGCCTCAAGAAAACCACTATAACGCTCGGTCTGCTTCGCAGAATCAAAGGACTGGAAAAATACGAAATGCAGGTTTCCCTCCAGGGCGTGACCATAGATCACCGCCTCCGGATAGCCATGGGTGACAAACAGTTGCTGCAGATCGAGCACTGCACTTCCGAGCTTTTCAACGGGCACCGCAATATCCTCAATGATCACTGTGCTACCCTCGGGACGCATCGCACCTATGGCGGGGAAGACACCCTTACGGATCTTCCACAACAGTCCATACTCAGCGGGATCATCGGTAAATGGAACCGAGGCCACCCGGGATAAGCCATCCAGGGCTAAATCGATCTGCCGGATCTGCTCAGCCAGTTGTGACTCACTGCCCGCCCGGGTTTCGACCAACAGGGCTCCACACTCATCGCCCAGCTCCCGGATAAGCTCCGGCACCGAGGGGAGCTCCTCGATCGAGCGCAGCGCCGGCCGATCCAATAGCTCTACCGCAGCCACCGGCGCCGATTTCAAAGCAACAACGGCCTCACAAGTTGTCTGAATGTCCTTAAAAAAGATCAGTGAAGAGGCCTTATGAGGGTGTTCCTCGACCGTGTGATAGGTCACCTCACTAATAAAGCCAAGGGTTCCTTCTGAACCCACCATCAGGTGAGTCAGGATATCGATGGGATCCTCAAAATCGATCAGGGCATTGAGGCTGTAGCCCGTGGTATTTTTAAGGCGATACTTATGGCGAATCAGCTCACAGAGCTCACCATCCTGACGGGTCTTTTCAGCCAGCTGTTGTAGCTCATTAAGGAGCTCACCGTGGGACTGCCTGAATGCCCCCACACTCTGAGGGTCGCCGCTATCGAGCCTGCTACCATCGGCCAGTAACAGCGTCATAGCCGCCAGAGTCTGGTAACTGTTTTGTGCCGTCCCGCAACACATACCCGATGCGTTATTTGCTACGATCCCACCTATCTTACACGCCTCAATTGAAGCTGGGTCAGGTCCGATTTTACGCCCCAAAGGAGCCAGGATACGGTTGACCTCCGCTCCTATCAGCCCGGGCTGAACCGAGATCCTCTGTCCCCCATCTTTAATCTCAAAGTCTCGCCATTCATCACCCAGGGTCAGCAAAACCGAGTCCGTCACAGCCTGACCGCTCAAGCTGGTCCCGGCTGCCCGAAAGGTTAACGGAATATTCATCTGATCCGCCAAGCGTAAAACTTCAGCCACCTGTTGCTCCCGGGTGGTTTTCACCACCAACTGAGGAACCATCCGGTAACAGCTGGCATCTGTGCCATAGGCCATCCGGAGGGAGAGATCGGTAATTAAGGCGCTTTCTGGCAAAAATGAGGCTAAGGCGAGCCGAAACTTTTCATATCGGGAGGAGCTTTCCATGACAATACCCAGTGTGAATCAAAACCTCTCCACTCTACCGAATCTTCCAACAGAATGCACCGATTCTTGGTGTAATAGGTACACCCTTGGCAAATTTTGCGAGCCGCCCGGTGGTTTCACCTCCCGCTCCGGGGATCTGTGCTTTACTTGTCTATGCACAAAACAGTCGACTCACTTCAAAAGAAGCCAGGGAGCCAGGATGGCGATCAACTTATCTCAAAAAACACACTTAAGGCTCATCCCCCCGGCCTGGCTACTGGTCGCCATTGGCCTGCTGTTTAATATCATCTCGGCCCTGCTGACCAATTTTTTTATTGATGGGATGCAGGGCAAAATCAGTGGCATTGAGGTTGAAAAATCCGCTAATCAGAACCTGATCTCCCTGACCTGGCAAAGGGTTGAAACCCTCGAGCGAAAACGGGAGATGTTGATCCTGCTGCTACAGACTCCTGAGCTGACACCGGAAATCAGCTCTCAGATAAAACAGAGCATGCAGCCATGGGTCGGGGAGGTTTCTCTCCCGAAACTTGCGGTGTCACAATTAGGAAATTGGATGAGTCTTATCTCAAAACTGCAACAGCAGGAGAGAGAGCGCATCGATGAGCTCTATCTGAAGAACCTGCAGCTGGACGGTACCCTGCAGCACCTCAATGAGGAAACATCACAGATGAGAAACCTGGCTCTTTTCCTACAGATTATCGGCTTAGGCCTGATCCTGGCCCGCGATCTGAGCCGGGGAGGTTCGGCTCAGAGAAACGAGCGCTGAGCCTTGTAAAAAATTACTGATGCAGGTACCCATACTGACGCAGCATACGAATGGCACTACTGCGCTGTTTCATCACTCTGCGCTCTGAGGTTGGCAAGGTCACCCGGGTAAGCTTTTCCAGCTGACCCGCCAGAGCATCGGTCTGCTCTACTTTTTTGTTCAACTGCTGGAGTTGCTGCCGAAGATGTAGTGCGTAATAACGACTCAATATCTCGGGTTGAGTACCTATCTCATTAGCGATAGTTGCAAAAGACTTCCCCTCATCCAGCATTTGCTCTATCTGTCTGATATATCCCTGTAAGGCCGAGCTCACATCCTGATTCATTCCCTTCTCCTTGTCTGTCTGAATCACTGAGATACTATCGTTATCCTACTTTTCGAGTCATTGCAATCAGAAACGTTCAAAAAAAACACAGCAATTAGCAAAAATAACCCTTTGTTTCTGGATGAAACCCTTTTCTGCTGTTTTTAACTCTATTTCACCCGGACTCCCCCTCAGACAATCAACATAAAGCTTGCAGAAATATTCGTCCTAAATTTGATGAACCTCTAATTATTAAACGATGCCTAAAGTTCGCCAGCCTGAAATTAATCAATCGATGAGTGTACTTACTATCAATAAGCTAGGCTTATTTACTGACAGCCGAGGCAGAAAAGGGTTCCATTGCCGAACTATATGTAAAAAATCTAATACAAAATATAAGAAAATTTTGCACCAGCCATATATATCAGCACTTTCATAAGGGTTACTATTTCGAAGCTTTACGCTGACAGAACGATAAATTTTTGTTAACTCTAAATACCTGAATTCAGATGGATGGTTATAACAATGGTAACATCTCTGTTAATTTTGATTATTTTTGTGCTGTTTAGTTTATTTATTTTCAGGCTGCAACAGCAGAAGATTCGCTTATCCCGCCAGGTTCTTTTTGGCTTACTTATCGGTGTGATCTTTGGCTTTGTCCTGCAGTGGACCCTTGGTCATCAAAATGCCGGAATGGCCAAGGCCATGGAGTGGCTCGATATTGTTGGAGGTGGCTATGTTCACCTGTTAAAGATGGTGATGATTCCTCTGGTCACTGTTTCCATCATGTCGGCGGTGGCTCGCCTGGAGCACGCTCAATCCCTTGGGAAAATTAGCATTAGCATCCTGGCAATCCTGATGATCACCGTGTCTATCGCGGCCTTTTTAGGAGTCGCCTCGGTACATATCTTTGGGCTATCTGCAGCAAACCTGATCAACCATGACAACATGGATGCATTAAACGCCTCTTTGCAGGGACATGTTTCTGAGGTGAAGGGACTCACGATTCCCCAGATGCTGCTGGAGGTGATCCCAACCAATATTGTCAGCGATCTGGCCGGAAGCCGCTCGGTTTCAGTGATTGGGGTTGTTATTTTCTCTGCATTTTCCGGAGTCGCGGCTCTCAAGCTACGCCAGGAGAAACCCGAAATTGGCGACAAGATCCTTAGCTTCATCGAGATGGCCCAACACTGGGTGATGCGCCTGGTGAAAATGGTGATCAACCTCACCCCCTATGGCGTCATGGCCCTGATCATCAAGGTGATGGTTCATTACAACCCCAAGGATCTGCTGAACCTGGTCGGTTTTATTGTCGCTTGCTACGCAGCCATCATCGCCATGTTTATCATCCATGGGCTGATCCTGGTACTTTCGGGAACTAACCCGGTCCGCTACCTGAAAACCGTGTGGCCCCTGCTGACATTTGCCTTTGTTTCCCGCAGCAGTGCCGCCTCGATCCCCCTGAATATTGAAACTCAGATGAAGCTTGGTAACTCGGAAGCCGTTGCCAACTTCTCATCCTCCTTTGGTGCAACCATAGGCCAAAATGCCTGTGCCGGTATCTATCCTGCGATGATCGTTGCCATGACGGCTCCGCTGATGGGAGTTGACCCCTTTAGCCTGCACTTTCTGCTGATGCTGTTACCTATTATCGCGCTGGGCTCACTGGGTGTTGCCGGTGTCGGTGGTGGCGGTACCTTTGCCTCGCTGATCGTACTTTCGGCCCTCAACTTCCCGGTGGCCCTGGTTGCTCTGATGATAGCCATTGAGC from the Dongshaea marina genome contains:
- a CDS encoding cation:dicarboxylate symporter family transporter yields the protein MVTSLLILIIFVLFSLFIFRLQQQKIRLSRQVLFGLLIGVIFGFVLQWTLGHQNAGMAKAMEWLDIVGGGYVHLLKMVMIPLVTVSIMSAVARLEHAQSLGKISISILAILMITVSIAAFLGVASVHIFGLSAANLINHDNMDALNASLQGHVSEVKGLTIPQMLLEVIPTNIVSDLAGSRSVSVIGVVIFSAFSGVAALKLRQEKPEIGDKILSFIEMAQHWVMRLVKMVINLTPYGVMALIIKVMVHYNPKDLLNLVGFIVACYAAIIAMFIIHGLILVLSGTNPVRYLKTVWPLLTFAFVSRSSAASIPLNIETQMKLGNSEAVANFSSSFGATIGQNACAGIYPAMIVAMTAPLMGVDPFSLHFLLMLLPIIALGSLGVAGVGGGGTFASLIVLSALNFPVALVALMIAIEPLVDMGRTALNVNGAVVAGTLTSKLLGEQVATEAPVEELAEL